The proteins below come from a single Agromyces flavus genomic window:
- a CDS encoding DegT/DnrJ/EryC1/StrS family aminotransferase: MSEFIPAAKPIVGEEERAAVDAVLASGMLAQGAEVATFEQEFSDVLLDGRAVVAVNSGTAGQHLGLLASGIGPGDEVIVPSFTFAATANSVALTGATPVFADIEPDHFNLDPADVASRITERTVGIMPVHLYGHPANMTAFEELATQHGLALFEDAAQAHGASLDGRKVGTFGRFAMFSLYPTKNMTSGEGGMVSTGEADVERMLRLLRNQGMEKQYENEVVGFNARMTNIHAAIGRVQLTKVLGWTETRRRNAAFLDANLEGVVTPPVAEGAEHVYHQYTIRVPEDRDAFATALREQYQIGSGVYYPIPNHRLPSFGLELDLPETERAAREVLSLPVHPSLSEADLERIVSAVNALAKAGA; encoded by the coding sequence ATGAGCGAGTTCATCCCGGCCGCCAAGCCGATCGTCGGCGAGGAGGAGCGCGCTGCGGTCGACGCGGTGCTGGCCTCCGGCATGCTGGCGCAGGGCGCCGAGGTCGCCACGTTCGAGCAGGAGTTCTCGGACGTGCTGCTCGACGGCCGCGCCGTCGTCGCCGTGAACTCCGGCACGGCCGGCCAGCACCTCGGGCTGCTCGCCTCGGGGATCGGTCCCGGCGACGAGGTCATCGTGCCGTCGTTCACATTCGCCGCGACGGCGAACTCGGTGGCCCTGACGGGCGCCACGCCGGTCTTCGCCGACATCGAGCCCGACCACTTCAACCTCGACCCGGCCGATGTCGCGTCACGCATCACCGAGCGCACGGTCGGCATCATGCCCGTGCACCTCTACGGCCACCCGGCGAACATGACGGCGTTCGAGGAGCTCGCGACCCAGCACGGCCTGGCGCTCTTCGAGGACGCCGCGCAGGCGCATGGGGCGAGCCTCGACGGCCGCAAGGTCGGCACGTTCGGCCGCTTCGCGATGTTCAGCCTCTACCCGACGAAGAACATGACGAGCGGCGAGGGCGGCATGGTCTCGACGGGCGAGGCCGATGTCGAGCGGATGCTGCGACTCCTGCGCAACCAGGGCATGGAGAAGCAGTACGAGAACGAGGTCGTGGGCTTCAACGCCCGCATGACCAACATCCACGCCGCGATCGGCCGCGTGCAGCTCACCAAGGTGCTCGGCTGGACCGAGACCCGCCGCCGCAACGCGGCCTTCCTCGACGCGAACCTCGAGGGCGTCGTCACGCCGCCGGTCGCCGAGGGCGCCGAGCACGTCTACCACCAGTACACGATCCGGGTTCCGGAAGACCGCGACGCGTTCGCCACCGCGCTGCGCGAGCAGTACCAGATCGGATCGGGCGTCTACTACCCCATCCCCAACCACCGCCTCCCGTCGTTCGGCCTCGAGCTCGACCTGCCCGAGACCGAGCGCGCGGCCCGCGAGGTGCTCTCGCTGCCCGTGCACCCCTCGCTCTCCGAGGCCGACCTCGAGCGCATCGTCTCCGCGGTGAACGCGCTCGCGAAGGCGGGTGCGTGA
- a CDS encoding acyltransferase, with protein MTTIAASADVADDATIGEGSKVWHLAQVREGARLGENCIVGRGAYIGSGVVMGDNCKVQNYALVYEPAELGQGVFIGPAVVLTNDTYPRAVGPDGSLKSARDWTPVGVTIRDGASIGARAVCVAPVTIGRWATVAAGAVVTKDVPDFALVAGVPARRIRWVGKAGVPLEQRGDAWVCPETGERYIEDAGILREEQS; from the coding sequence GTGACAACGATCGCTGCGAGTGCGGACGTCGCCGACGACGCCACCATCGGCGAGGGAAGCAAGGTCTGGCACCTCGCGCAGGTGCGCGAGGGCGCCCGCCTCGGCGAGAACTGCATCGTCGGCCGGGGCGCCTACATCGGCAGCGGCGTCGTCATGGGCGACAACTGCAAGGTGCAGAACTACGCGCTCGTCTACGAGCCGGCCGAGCTCGGCCAGGGCGTGTTCATCGGTCCCGCCGTGGTACTGACCAACGACACGTACCCGCGCGCCGTCGGCCCCGACGGCTCGCTGAAGAGCGCCCGCGACTGGACGCCGGTCGGCGTCACCATCCGCGACGGCGCGTCGATCGGCGCCCGCGCCGTGTGCGTCGCGCCCGTGACCATCGGTCGCTGGGCGACGGTCGCCGCGGGCGCGGTGGTGACGAAGGACGTCCCGGACTTCGCGCTCGTCGCCGGCGTCCCGGCCCGACGCATCCGCTGGGTCGGCAAGGCGGGCGTGCCGCTCGAGCAGCGCGGCGACGCATGGGTGTGCCCCGAGACGGGCGAACGATACATCGAAGACGCAGGGATCCTGCGGGAGGAGCAGTCATGA
- a CDS encoding DUF2304 domain-containing protein: MSTGTYLLGVVASVIAFAAVVELLRRRRLRERHAVWWFIAALGALVVGIFPSTLTWAADVLSVEVPTNLVFFVSIVILFLVSLQHAGELTDLEDRTRTLAEEVALQRVKLERLDGASRPDDAETDSPD, translated from the coding sequence ATGAGCACGGGCACCTACCTGCTCGGCGTGGTCGCGTCGGTCATCGCGTTCGCGGCGGTCGTGGAGCTGCTGCGACGCCGGCGGCTCCGCGAGCGGCACGCGGTGTGGTGGTTCATCGCGGCCCTCGGGGCACTCGTCGTCGGCATCTTCCCGTCGACGCTGACCTGGGCCGCCGACGTGCTGAGCGTGGAGGTCCCGACCAACCTCGTCTTCTTCGTCAGCATCGTCATCCTGTTCCTCGTCAGCCTCCAGCACGCCGGTGAGCTCACCGATCTCGAGGACCGCACCAGGACCCTCGCCGAGGAGGTCGCGCTGCAACGGGTAAAGTTGGAGCGCCTGGACGGCGCGTCGCGACCCGACGACGCCGAGACGGACTCCCCCGACTGA